In one Streptomyces venezuelae genomic region, the following are encoded:
- a CDS encoding TetR/AcrR family transcriptional regulator → MTTGVRRRMGVEERRQQLIGVALDLFSHRSPDDVSIDEIAAAAGISRPLVYHYFPGKLSLYEAALRRAADDLAGRFVEPREGPPGARLLRVMGRFFAFVDDHGPGFSALMRGGPAVGSSTTNALVDSVRQAAYEQVLFQLDVTEPSARLELVVRSWISLAESTALIWLDGRRIPRAELELQLVHDFAALAAVSAAYDEGMATLLREVLASEPPEGPFAELLERLATLAP, encoded by the coding sequence ATGACAACCGGGGTGCGCCGCAGGATGGGTGTCGAGGAGCGGCGGCAGCAGTTGATCGGGGTCGCGCTCGACCTGTTCAGCCACCGCTCGCCCGACGACGTGTCCATCGACGAGATAGCAGCGGCCGCGGGCATCTCGCGTCCGCTGGTCTACCACTACTTCCCCGGCAAACTCAGCCTGTACGAGGCGGCGTTGCGCCGGGCGGCGGACGACCTGGCGGGGCGGTTCGTGGAGCCCCGCGAGGGTCCGCCCGGGGCGCGTCTGCTGCGGGTCATGGGGCGCTTCTTCGCCTTCGTCGACGATCACGGTCCCGGTTTCTCCGCGCTGATGCGGGGCGGCCCCGCGGTCGGCTCGTCGACGACGAACGCGCTGGTCGACTCGGTGCGCCAGGCGGCGTACGAGCAGGTGCTCTTCCAGCTCGACGTCACCGAGCCCTCCGCGAGACTCGAACTCGTCGTGCGGTCCTGGATCTCCCTCGCCGAGTCGACGGCGCTGATCTGGCTGGACGGCCGCCGCATCCCGCGCGCGGAGCTGGAGCTCCAACTCGTGCACGACTTCGCGGCGCTCGCCGCGGTGAGCGCCGCCTACGACGAGGGGATGGCGACGCTGCTGCGCGAGGTCCTCGCGTCGGAGCCG